AGATTAAAGGTTCTCCACGTAATCTACTGTTTAAAATATTAATACACTTTTCAATTTCGTCAATGGAAATTCCATTTGGAATTTGAACCTTCTTATTTTCAACTTCTCCTGTATCTGTAACAATAATGACAACGCCTGTAACATCATTAATAGAGATGAATTGAAGATGTTTTAAAGTAGTATTAAATAATTCAGGTCCAAGCGCAATGGAAGTATATTGAGTCATGTCTGATAAAATCGAAGCCACCTCTTGCAAAATTGCTTCCGTTTTATTCAGTCTTTTATTAAAATAATTTTTTATAGATACTATCTCTTCATTCTTCGATTTTGTTAAACTAATAAGATGATCCACAAAATATCTGTAGCCTTTATGAGAGGGAATACGACCAGCAGAGGTATGTGGTTGCTCTAAAAATCCCATTTCCTCTAAGTCAGACATTTCGTTTCTTATCGTAGCAGGACTAAACCCAACATCACTGCGTTTTGATATGCTTCTTGAGCCTATAGGCTCTGCAGAATGGATATAATCATTCACAATCGCACTTAAGATCATTTTCTGACGTTCTGTTAGCATAACTTCCCCTCCTTATTGTTACCCTCAAAAGCAAGGTATTGATATACGATAAAAAGTGAAAACATCGGGAGAATTGAATCTCTTCAAGAACTAAACTTAAAATGAACTTTTATCCATCGTTAGCACTCATTCAAGTCGAGTGCTAATCACTAATAACAAAATACCAAATCAAATCATGTGTTGTCAAGTGAATCCAGTCTTTTTAACACAGCAATTTCATCACAACAGGTAAAAGTTTAACTATCTAATGTGAAGAAATAAACTCAGCAAACACTTCATTCCCGAGCAATATTCCCCTTTTAGTTAATCTAAATCCATTTTGAGTTGATTCCAACAACTGATTACTAATTAATTTATTAAGTTGTCTATTAAATATTTGATCCATCGGATGTGAAAATTGTTGAAAGAAATCTTCTTTGTTTACACCTTCCATTAATCGTAATCCAACCATCATAAAATCTTCCATTGCTTCTTTTATACTAACACGATGCTCTTCAATTACAGGAAGACCTTGATTAACGGCATCTAAATAATCTTGTACACCTTTTACGTTGATATACCTTATTCCTTGCAAATAACTATGGGCTCCTGCACCTATACCGTAGTAGCTTTGATTTCTCCAATACATTTTATTATGTTTGCTTTCCAATCCAGATTTTGCAAAATTACTGATTTCATACTGTTGATACCCAGCCTCATTTAACCTGTTCATAATAAGTAAAAACATATTGAGTTCATCCTCTTCAGCAGGAAGAGGCAACTTATCCTTTTGATATAGAGAATGAAAAACTGTGTTCTCTTCCACTTTTAAACTGTATATAGAGTAATGTTGTAAATCTAATGATAAGGCTTGATTTAAGCTTTCTTCCATATTTTCCAACGTTTGATTTGGAAGACCAAACATTAAATCAATAGATAAATTATCAAAACCTACTTCTTTAGCATTTTTTATACTTTCAAATACTTCAGAAGCATCATGAATTCTTCCTATATCCTTTAATATGTCATTTTGAAATGACTGAACTCCAAAGCTGATGCGATTCACTCCACCTGCTTTCATGACTGTTAATTTATCTACATCCGTAGTTCCTGGATTTGCTTCCATCGTAAATTCAAGCTGTTCATGTTGAGTTGGAAAATAGTGATTTACTAATTGTAAAAAAGTGTTCATTTGTTGAGAGTCTAGTATTGTAGGGGTTCCACCCCCAACAAAAATCGTTTCGATCTGTCCAGGTGGAAACTTCTCAACAGTAGCTTGTAGTTCTTTTTCCAATGCTTCTAAATATTCATCAATTGGTGGTACTGGTAGTGCGTACGTATTAAAATCACAGTAATAACATTTATGTTTACAAAAGGGAATATGAATATATACAGCTTTTGCAGCAGATGAATTAAAAGTAGTCATGATCAACTTCCCTCTTTCTTTAGTCGTGTTAGTTGTTCAAGTAGTGGTTAGTGGTATTTAAAAAAGTAAAACGAAGGTACCAACGATTAAACAATACACTGTAAAAATAATAAGATTACCTCTTTGCATAATACCCATGAACCATTTCAAAGAAAAATAAGAAGCAATTAATGCACCAAGGAAAGCAAGAGTATAGGGAATGATTCTTGACTCTATTCCGGGTTCGTTGATCATATCCGACATTCCAAATACCATAACTCCTATACTAATTGGGATGTACAAAAAGAAAGAAAAACGCATCGCCGTCTCTTGCTTCCATCCCCTAGCAAGTGCTGCAACAATAGTTGCCCCAGAACGACTAATCCCTGGAATTAATGCGATTGCCTGTGCTAAACCTACAATTACAGCATCTAATAAAGTAATATTCTGATCGTTTTTTTTGCCTCTTAAGTTTCTGATAAACCACAAGGCTATACCTGTAATGATTAATGCGGCACCTATAATTTTTACATCATTTTCATTAAATGTCCCTGAAATGAAGTCTTCTAAAGTGATTCCTAATATGGCAGCGGGGATAGTGGCAATCACTAAATAAACAACAAACATAAAATCTTTTTTATATTTGATGTCCTTCGTTTGTATAAATTTCAAGCTATGTTTTGTTATATGAATCAAATCTGATCTATAAATAAGGAGTACAGCAAGCAAAGAAGCAAAATTTACTAATATTTCAAAACTTAATCCTTCAACTTCTATTCCAAACCAGTGTCGTGCCAATAAAACATGCCCACTAGAAGAAACAGGGATAGGTTCAGTAAAACCTTGTAAAACACCTAAAAACATATATTTGACTAATTCCCAAATATCCATATAGACCTCTCCAATATTATCAATGCTCGTTCATCCAATTAAAAGACCGAGAGCATTTTCTCGGCCTTCGGTTTATCATTATCACCGTTTCAGGTTAAGTCATTCATCCAACTTTAGAACAGACATAAATGCTTCTTGTGGTACTTCAACATTTCCCACTTGTTTCATTCGTTTTTTACCTTCTTTTTGTTTTTCAAGAAGTTTTCTTTTTCTTGAAATGTCACCGCCATAACATTTAGCTAGTACGTTTTTACGCATCGCTTTTACCGTTTCACGCGCTATAATTTTTTGACCGATAGCTGCTTGAATAGGCACCTCAAACATTTGACGAGGAATCAGATCCTTTAATTTACCGCATATTGCACGTCCCCTGTAAAAAGCTTTGTCTCTATGGACAATAAATGACAGGGCATCCACCTGTTCACTGTTTAACAGAATATCCATTTTTACTAATTTTGATTTTTTATAATCAGAAACCTCATAATCAAATGAAGCATAACCTTTTGTACTGGATTTCAAAATATCAAAAAAGTCATAAACAACCTCAGAGAGTGGAATATCATAAATAACCTGTACTCGATTCGTGTCTAAGTATTCCATGTTGATAAAGTCGCCACGTTTATTTTGGCAAAGGTCCATTACAGCCCCCACAAAGTCATTTGGTACAATGATTGAAGCTTTCACATAAGGTTCTTCAATATAATCGACTTTTTGCTGATCTGGCATGTTAGAAGGGTTGTCAATTTCAATCATTTCCCCGTTTGTTTGCGTCACTCTAAAAATAACACTTGGTGCTGTTGTGATTAATGGAATGTTAAACTCACGTTCTATACGCTCTTGAATGATTTCCATATGAAGCAAACCTAAAAATCCACAACGGAATCCAAATCCTAATGCACTGGAGGTCTCAGGTTCATATTTTAAAGATGCATCATTCAATTCTAACTTTTCTAAAGCTTCCCTAAGATCATTATAATCAGCTGTATCAATCGGATACAATCCACAATACACCATAGGGTTAATTTTTCTATAACCTGGCAATGCTTCTTGTGCAGGATTCATTGCATCAGTAACTGTATCCCCTACCCTAGTGTCTTTTACATTTTTGATACCTGCTACAATAAAACCAACATCACCAACTTGCAGCTCATCTACGATAGACATGTTAGGTTTAAAAGCTCCTACTTCTATGACCTCAAATGTTTTATCCGTGGCCATCATTTTTACCTTAGATCCCGATTTAATGGATCCATCAATAACACGAACATATACAATAACACCTTTATATGCATCGTAATGTGAATCAAAAATCAATGCTTTTAATGGATTGTTAGCATCCCCTGATGGTGCTGGAACTTTGGTTACTACCTGTTCAAGAATATCTTCAATTCCTATGCCTGCTTTTGCTGAAGCTAAAACAGCATCACTTGCGTCTAAACCAATTACATCTTCAACTTCTTGCTTTACCCTTTCTGGTTCAGCGCTTGGTAAATCAATTTTATTGATAACTGGTAAAATTTCTAAATTATTGTCCAAAGCCAAGTACACGTTAGCTAGAGTTTGAGCTTCCGTGCCCTGTGCTGCATCTACTACGAGCAAAGCTCCTTCACAAGCCGCTAAACTACGAGAAACCTCATATGTAAAGTCGACATGTCCTGGAGTATCAATTAAGTTAAGAATATATTCTTGACCATCCTTTGCTTTATAGTTTAAACGTACAGCCTGTAATTTTATTGTAATGCCGCGTTCCCTCTCCAAATCCATCTTGTCCAAAACTTGATCTTGCATTTCTCTTGAAGTTAACGCGCCTGTAAATTCTAAAATTCGATCTGCTAAAGTAGATTTTCCATGATCGATGTGTGCTATAATTGAAAAATTCCGAATACGACTTTGTCTTTCATGTACGTCTGTCATGCTAAACCCCCATAAATTACTTGCAAATATACATTCCCTTTATTATACCACAAGTGTATGTAAAGTGAACATTGCTTACAATTGAAGGTTAGGAAAATAACGCATGAAATACAGAGACAATGATTTCAACACCCTTATGTGCAGTAGATTGGAGAACGTTTCCTATTTTAATACTTAATCCAGAAGAGTCTTTCGTTGGAGTGGTCAAACTTAATTTTGGAGAATCTTCTACAGGTGGGATCAAATCATCAGTTTTTTGTTTTTCTGATTGGATTTCATTAGATGTTGAATCTTCTTCTGTCACTGTCTCCAAGGGACCATGAATATCTTCAATACCTTGCTTAGCAAGTTCAACACCAAAAAAAACACAAAAACTAACAATAAAAAACAAAATTAATAATTGAACACTAAATCGAACCATAACATTAACCTCCCACTCCAGTATCTACCTTCTCAGCCTCCCAAACGACATCTGATAAAACTTTTGCTAAAAGATCGATTGTCCGATTTGATTCCTCAATCGTATTTTCAACGCCTCCAACTTCAATAACAATACTATTTGGAGAAAAAGACTGATTATATTCCCCGTTACCATCAGTACTTGACTTTGACCAAATACCTCGAGATATACCTGGATATTGTGTTTCCATTGCATCATGAATCTTGGTGGCAAATGCTTCATTTGCTCTCCAATTTGGATTACTTGCTCCGATAATGAAATAAAATTTAGCATAATTTACTCCATCAATATTGATAGTTGTTACTTCTCTCCCTTGGCTGTCTCGATGAATATCTATAAAATAATTAAATGTAGGATTAACAGCAAATGCTTCTTCTACTGTTTTTAAAGAATATTTATATGAGAAATTCCAATTATATCCCTCTACACTCTCTTCATAATCTCTATCTGAACTAACTGCCACAATTCCTAAATTCTTTAAAGATTTTTCTAATCGTTTACCTAAGGCTGTTACATTAGTCTCCCCATCGTAAACTTGACCTGATTCTGGCAACCAAGATTCTCTATTATGTGAATGGTATATAAAAACAAGAGGGTTTCCATTCGCTGCAACTTTATCTGATTGTTTCTCACTAAATCCAGACTTTTGCTCGTCTTCTCCTACATTTAATTCATCATCACTTGAGCCTGATTCAATGGTTTGTTCGTCCTCTTGGGGTTGGGTTTCTATAATTGGATCTATTTTTTGAGGATTGTTATCATTGTTTGCTTTAAAATCAAAATGAGTCGGGGGTAAGTCAAGTGGTTCAACTATATCATCTTTATCTGATCCCCCTCGAAGTAAAACTACTTTTTCTAATGCAAGGCCTGGAACTTCACTTGCAAGCAAACTTTTAGGATCATTTGGATTAATACTTGTTACGTATCTAAATAAAAAATTTAGAACATTTTTTTGAGAAAATGTAGTGCTGTTTAACCCACTTTTCATTTGTGGTATTTCTACTGCCATCATATCTACAAAAAATTGACTTGATACTGAAGTACCTAACCCCTGCATTGAGACGATAGGAGATGTAACCATTTTTGATTGAGTATAACTTCCAATGGAAAGCATCAGAAACATAGTAAGCGTACCTAAAGATAAAGTAATAAAAACTCTTAACATCACCCCAAAAATAGTAGATTGGTTCATAAACTCTCCTCCAAAGCAGCATGTCTTATTTGAATCTATTTATTTATAATCTATGAATTTGAAAAAAAGATAGAACCTATATTTTTTGAAAAGTACTAGGATTTAATATTCTAGAATCAACTTCACTTTTTGGGTGTTTTAAAATTTTGTGATTTATATTGTGAAAACAAAAGCTCCTATCGGAGCTTCTCATAGAAGTAATCTTAGATGTTATTTTACAATAATTAAAATTTGGTCTTCATCTGTTCTTTCTAAAACTCGATAACCACTTTGAGCTCTTGTTGCAATACCTTCAGCGTTAGTTTTGCAATATCCATCTACTTCGCATGTCCCATCGTCCCTTACCAATAATTGACCAGTTAATCCAACAGCTACCCACTCTGGTCTATCTGCTCTTGGAACATACTGTTTATCAGGATCATATTCTGGATTTAACTTTTGTCTTTTTTCAATTCGCTCAGGTGAAATGATGTTATCTTTCTCATCTCTTTCCTCTGGAATCGTGACCTCTTCATATAACACCTGACCCCATTTATCCGTAAGATATCGCTTATTCCATTCATAACCGGAACCTCCTAAAACAGCCGGAACAGCACTTGTTACGCCTAAAATATAATTATCTCCATCTGTAGCTTTCCTTATTTTCTTCCCTTTTGTTGTAACAAAGTATCCATAATCAATGGGTTTGCCATCCAACGTTTCAAACAATTCAGCGAAATCACAACCTCTGCCTGAAGTAATTTTGCCTGCAAAACAAGCATCTCCTGTGTTCCCGTTAATTAGAGCCATTAAGGTATCGTTGACTAGATGCCACGAGTTATCTTCAACCGCTTGACCTGATCTTCCCATTATATGCGCATTCACTCTATTATTTGTATCTGTACCGTTTCCTTCGGCGTGGGAGCATTCACCTGAAGCAATCGTGTTACAACCTTCAGCGTGGGAGGCAAAGCCTTCGGCTCTCGTATTGCTTCCTTCGGCGTGAGAGCAATCTTCTAAAGCTACGGTATTGCAACCTTCAGCATGGGAGGCTTCACCAATGGCTTGTGTGTCTAATCCTTCGGCATGGGAAGCATCTCCTTCGGCGGTTGTTCCCTCTCCTTCGGCATGAGAGGCGAAACCTTCTGCTGTCGTTATATTTCCTTCCGCATGGGAACCAGTTGAACTCGCTTCGGTTTGAAAACCTTCAGCATGAGAAGCAGACCCTTCCGCTATTGTATTGCTTCCTTCAGCGTGAGAACAATTTTCTATGGCTACCGTATTACAACCTTCCGCATGGGAAGCTTCACCAATCGCTTCAGTGTCTAATCCTTCGGCATGACTACTCATCCCCCTACTTACTGAAAAGTTACCTTCAGCATGAGACTGTGCACCAATGGTAGTTGTAAGGGCTCCTTCAGCATGGGAGTGTAAACCATTCGTTGTTGTTCGAAATCCTTCGGCATGGGATGCTTCTCCTCGAGCTCTTGTATCATCTCCTTCGGCGTGAGACATCCTACCTATACTGAATGAAAGATTCCCTTCCGCATGAGACGCAAAACCTTCGGTAGTCGTAAAATGTCCTTCGGCATGGGAGTCTATACCATTCGCTCGTGTTCGAAATCCTTCGGCATGAGAGGAGAATCCTTCTGCTGTTGTATCAATACCTTCGGCATGAGAACTATTTCCCAATGCTTCTGTTCTATTTCCTTCGGCATGAGAGTTTTCACCAGAGGCAGTTGTATTTTCTCCCTCTGCATGCGCATTAATACGCGTTGCCATCGTTCCACTTCCTTCGGCATGGGACGCTAACCCTATGGCTTCAGTGTCTAATCCTTCGGCATGAGAACTATCACCTAACGCCATCGTTCCATCTCCTTCGGAATGAGAATTATCTCCTTGGGCAAGCGTTAAAAACCCTTCGGCATGGGAAGAGTCACCAATAGCTTGCGTGTTACTACCCTCCGCATGAGAGCTAGCTCCTTCCGCTCTTGTTACTTCTCCTTCCGTATGAGATTGATTACCAAGGGCTCGCGTTATAAATCCTTCAGCATGAGCGAACGACGCTAGTGTTCTGCAACCTGTCCCTTCGGCATGAGATCTATCACCTTCCGCGACTGTAAAAGCCCCCTCAGCATGGGAACATTCACCAAGAGCCATGGTCCCACATGCTTCTGCATGAGCTGCAAATCCCGAAGCGATTGATTCAGAACCTTCTGCATGCGCGTTTTCTCCATCAGCCTGTGTGATATATCCTTCCGCATGACTGTTCAACCCTCTGGCAAGAGAACCTAATCCCTCCGCAGTAGAATTATCCCCTTGCGCTACGGTATCTCTGTTTTGAGCATGTGCATAATCTCCACTCGATGTGGTATTTCTTCCTTCCGAGTGGGAAGCTTCCCCTTCTGCCTTTGTTTTAGTTCCCTCTGCATGAGAGGATTCTCCAGCCGCAGTTGTACAATCTCCTTCGGCATGGGATTGTAACCCCTTCGCTTTTGAGCTTGCTCCTTCCGCATGGGAAGCTGTTCCAATCGCTTGAGTTCCTTCTCCTTCGGCATGGGAATTATCACCTTGTGCTACGGTGTCGTTTCCTTCCGAATGAGAAGAATCGCCACTGGATGTGGTATTTCTTCCTTCTGTGTGGGAAGCATCACCACTCGCCATTGTGCTTCTGCCCTCAGAGTGTGAAGCATCTCCGCTTGACATTGTATCTCTTCCCTCGGAATGAGAATTCTCTCCGCTTGATCTCGTACTTCTCCCTTCGGCAAGAGAGTTGTCTCCACTCGCTACCGTATTTCTACCTAATGCTGTGGCACAATCCCCCGTTACTTCACGGTTGCAACTTTGTCTATCCATGTATATCACATCCTATATTTTATTATAAAATCATAGTTAAATGACCCTATCACAAAATATGAAGTCATTAGCCTAAACGAGTGGGTGATGACCTACACTCTATGTAAAAAGGCTTCTGCCTATGGAAATTGATTTTCCCAACAAAAAAGCGCTATGTCAGCGCCCTTCTGTTCAACGTTTAATCATAAAATTTGATTTAGTTATTTTACAATAATTAAAATTTGGTCTTCATCTGTTCGTTTTAATACTCTATAACCACTATGAGTTCTTGTAGCAATACCATCAGCGTTAGGTTTACAATATCCATCTACTTCACATGTCCCGTCGTCTCTTACTAATAATTGCCCAGTTAATCCAACAGCTACCCATTCAGGTCTTTCTGATCTTGGAATATATTGTTGATCGGGATCATATTCTGGATTTAGCTTTGGTCTTTTTTCGATTCGCTCAGGCGAAATAATTTTGCCGTTCTCATCTTTTTCCGCTGGAATCGTGACCTCCTCATATAACACACGACCCCATTTATTTGTCAAATAACGCTTATTCCATTCATAACCGGAACCTCCTAATACAGCCGGTACTGCACTGGTTACACCTAAAAGATAATCATCTCCATCTGTAGCTTTCCTTATTTTATCTCCTTTTGTTGTGACAAAGTATCCATCATCAATGGGTTCGCCATCCAAAGTTTCAAACAACTCAGCGAAATCACAGCCTCTACCAGAAGTGATTTTCCCTGCAAAACAGGCATCTCCCGTATTTCCATTAATCAAAGCCATTAAAGAATCATTTACTAAATGCCAGGAGTTATCTTCAACCGCTTGACCTGATCTCCCCATAATATGCGCATTTATTTTATTGTTTGTATCTGTACCATTCCCTTCAGCATGAGAGCATTCACCTGAAGCAATTGTATTGCAGCCTTCGGCATGAGAGGCAAATCCTTCAGCTCTTGTAGCATCTCCTTCTGCGTGTGAACAATCTTCAAATGCAACTGTATCACAACCTTCTGCGTGAGAAGCTAATCCATTAGCTTCTGTTCGTAATCCCTCAGCATGAGAAAAGTCCCCAATAGCTAAAGTTAATACTCCTTCGGCATGAGAAGCTATGCCTTGAGTCATCGTTTGCTGTCCTTCTGCATGGGAATTGACCCCTTGTGATGTTGTACTTCTGCCTTCTGCGTGAGACGAAGATCCTTCGGCTCTTGTTCCATCCCCTTCTGCGTGTGAACAATCTTCAAACGCAACTGTATTGCAACCTTCGGCATGGCTATTCATACCTCTTGCCATCGTCCCCTCGCCTTCCGCATGAGAAGAATCACCAAAAGCTTCAGAAAGAAATCCTTCCGCATGGCTATTTATACCTATTGAAATGGTCAGTCGCCCTTCCGCATGAGAAGCAGTACCTTCAGCTGTTGTACGAGAACCTTCTACGTGTGAACAATCTTCAGAAGCAATAGTATCACAGCCTTCCGCATGAGAATTATTTCCTAATGCTTCTGTTCCAGTACCTTCCGAATGGCTATTCATACCTCTTGCAGTTGTAAATAATCCTTCGGCATGGGAGTTCATCCCTTCAGCATTTGTATCACTACCTTCTGCGTGTGAACAATCTTCAGAAGCAACAGTGCCACAGCCTTCCGCATGAGAATTATTTCCTAATGCTTCTGTTCCAGTACCTTCCGAATGACTATCCATACCTCTTGCAGTTGTAAATAATCCTTCGGCATGGGAGTTCATCCCTTCAGCATTTGTATCACTACCTTCTGCGTGTGAACAATCTTCAGAAGCAACAGTGCCACAGCCTTCCGCATGAGAATTATTTCCTAATGCTTCTGTTCCAGTACCTTCCGCATGGGAGGCATCTCCCACTGTTCTTGTTCCATCTCCTTCAGCATGGGAGGCAGCTCCTACTGCTATTGCTCCATTCCCTTCAGCATGGGAGGCAATCCCTCCGGCTGTTGTATTACTTCCTTCGGCATGAGAAGCATCTACTCCAGCTGTTGTATTGCTTCCTTCCGCATGGGATGCAATTCCCCTTGAATTTGTTCCATCTCCTTCAGCATGAGAGGCAAACTCCATGGCATTCGTCTCATTTCCTTCAGCATGAGAATTTGTACCAGTAGCTCTTGTTTGTAATCCTTCCGAATGGGACTGATCACCTTGAGCCAATGTAATAGCTCCCTCGGCATGAGAAAAATCACCAGCTGCTATAGAATGAATACCTTCCACATGGGACTGTAAACCTGATGCTTCTGTTAAAGTTCCCTCTGCATGAGCACCGATACCCGTTGCAATTGCTCCTTCTCCTTCGGCATGGGAATTGTCTCCTTGGGCAAGTGTATCTCTTCCTTCGGCATGGGCATTATCTCCTGTTGCTTTCGTGTTTCGTCCTTCTGAATGAGCACTTTCTCCATCCGCCTGTGTAATATATCCTTCCGCATGACTGTTCAACCCTCTAGCTACGGAACCTAGTCCCTCGGCGGAAGAATTATCCCCTTGCGCTACGGTATCTCTGTTTTGAGCATGCGCATAATCTCCACTCGATGTGGTATTTCTTCCTTCCGAGTGGGAAGCTTCCCCTTCGGCATTCGTTTTGGTTCCCTCTGAATGTGAGTAGCTTCCAGCTGCCGTTGTACAATCTCCCTCGGCATGAGATTGAAGCCCCTTTGCTTTTGAGCTTGCTCCTTCCGAATGGGAAGCTGTTCCAATCGCCTGCGTTCCTTCTCCTTCGGCATGGGCATTATCGCCTTGGGCTACGGTGTCTTTTCCTTCGGCATGGGAAGCATCTCCGCTAGATGTCGTATTTCTTCCTTCTGTGTGGGAAGCATCGCCACTCGCTATTGTATTCCTCCCTTCGGAGTGTGAAGCGTCTCCGCTTGACATTGTATCTCTTCCCTCGGAATGAGAATTCTCCCCATTTGATCTCGTACTTCTACCTTCAGCAAGAGAATTGTCTCCACTAGCTACGGTATTTCTACCTAATGCTGTGGCACAATCTCCCGTTACTTCACGGTTGCAACTTTTTCTATCCATGTATATCACATCCTATATTTTGTTAGAAAATCATAGTTAAATGACCCTATCACAAAATATGAAGTCATTAGTCTAAACGAGTGGGTGATGACCTACACTCTATTTAAAAAGGTATCTGCCTATATTAGTTTTTATTAGAAAATAAGAAGTAGTTTATTATAAAAACAAAAACTCCTATCGGAGTCTCTCGAGGAGGTAGCTGAATACTTCTTTACACTATCATTAATTAAATAATTAAAATGTAGATAGTATAAGGGCAACTAACGATTCTGCCTTCGTCTAGACTTGCCAATCATCGAGTTTTCTTTAGAGGTAGTTTTTGTTGAAACTTAGTATTTGAAATTTTTTAAATTCTTAAGTTATAAAAAAAATCACCTTGTTTGGTGATCTTTTGGAACATAAAGATTTAAAAATTTTTAGTGACATCATATATTTTCCAAGCATTTGTTATAGCATTTTTTTGTAAATAAAAATTGTATATTACAATCTGATTTTTATTATGCTTCGTAGTTAATATCGCTTGAATTGGAATGACTAACCATAAATCACCATCATATTGTCCCTCGGTATATGAAGATAACCTGCGAATCTTTGAATTGGTTTCCATCTCTACTTTAAAGGATTCAATTTGTTCATGGTTTTTATGAGGAAATAATGTCTTTAATAAAAATAAATCTTTTTGATTCAATGCAATAAAAAAACTTTCAATGACATCATTCGGGCTCGCACTTTGAATGTACTTTCTCCACATACCAGCTGCTTTATATAACATGGATTGATGAGATAAATCTACATTTCTTAGACGATGAGTTGTGCTCCCTAGAAAATGAATGCAAAAATGACCTGAGAAATCATTATGTGGTATGCCATCACCCCCATGAGGCATGCCATTCATTGAACCTGCTATTGAATAATCTCCATTTTGTATTAACACGGCTCTTCGATTCCAACTCCATTGACCATTATAAATCTGTTTCATGATTTTAGAATCCTTAGCTGTTAATGGCTGTACATCAGCATGTTTACTGCCGGCTCGCCTCTGTACTTTAAAACTTAACCCTGTTTCTATATCAATAACAGTAAAAATGGAATACTTCGGCAACTCTCCTTTTGCCTGATCCCAAGTTAACAAATAGCCATAATGTTTTTTGCGAACGATATTTACATATTTATTTATTTTTATTTTTAAATCAATTGGCAATTGGAATAATATATCTTGTTTTTCATCTATAAGATTAAACCTTTCACTTATCACATAAGTCCTTTTTTGCT
The window above is part of the Chengkuizengella sp. SCS-71B genome. Proteins encoded here:
- the hrcA gene encoding heat-inducible transcriptional repressor HrcA — encoded protein: MLTERQKMILSAIVNDYIHSAEPIGSRSISKRSDVGFSPATIRNEMSDLEEMGFLEQPHTSAGRIPSHKGYRYFVDHLISLTKSKNEEIVSIKNYFNKRLNKTEAILQEVASILSDMTQYTSIALGPELFNTTLKHLQFISINDVTGVVIIVTDTGEVENKKVQIPNGISIDEIEKCINILNSRLRGEPLISLKSKLFNELSNELKKYVKQHHELMHMLDEVFETNKQERIYMSGTTNMLTQPEFNDVSTVKNILDLINETKTWIELFSNAPKGIQVSIGPENDVKQIQNCSLITATYKIEGHSIGTIGILGPTRMEYERVINLLNHLTDDLVKFYYR
- the spoIIP gene encoding stage II sporulation protein P; this encodes MNQSTIFGVMLRVFITLSLGTLTMFLMLSIGSYTQSKMVTSPIVSMQGLGTSVSSQFFVDMMAVEIPQMKSGLNSTTFSQKNVLNFLFRYVTSINPNDPKSLLASEVPGLALEKVVLLRGGSDKDDIVEPLDLPPTHFDFKANNDNNPQKIDPIIETQPQEDEQTIESGSSDDELNVGEDEQKSGFSEKQSDKVAANGNPLVFIYHSHNRESWLPESGQVYDGETNVTALGKRLEKSLKNLGIVAVSSDRDYEESVEGYNWNFSYKYSLKTVEEAFAVNPTFNYFIDIHRDSQGREVTTINIDGVNYAKFYFIIGASNPNWRANEAFATKIHDAMETQYPGISRGIWSKSSTDGNGEYNQSFSPNSIVIEVGGVENTIEESNRTIDLLAKVLSDVVWEAEKVDTGVGG
- the lepA gene encoding translation elongation factor 4, translating into MTDVHERQSRIRNFSIIAHIDHGKSTLADRILEFTGALTSREMQDQVLDKMDLERERGITIKLQAVRLNYKAKDGQEYILNLIDTPGHVDFTYEVSRSLAACEGALLVVDAAQGTEAQTLANVYLALDNNLEILPVINKIDLPSAEPERVKQEVEDVIGLDASDAVLASAKAGIGIEDILEQVVTKVPAPSGDANNPLKALIFDSHYDAYKGVIVYVRVIDGSIKSGSKVKMMATDKTFEVIEVGAFKPNMSIVDELQVGDVGFIVAGIKNVKDTRVGDTVTDAMNPAQEALPGYRKINPMVYCGLYPIDTADYNDLREALEKLELNDASLKYEPETSSALGFGFRCGFLGLLHMEIIQERIEREFNIPLITTAPSVIFRVTQTNGEMIEIDNPSNMPDQQKVDYIEEPYVKASIIVPNDFVGAVMDLCQNKRGDFINMEYLDTNRVQVIYDIPLSEVVYDFFDILKSSTKGYASFDYEVSDYKKSKLVKMDILLNSEQVDALSFIVHRDKAFYRGRAICGKLKDLIPRQMFEVPIQAAIGQKIIARETVKAMRKNVLAKCYGGDISRKRKLLEKQKEGKKRMKQVGNVEVPQEAFMSVLKLDE
- the hemW gene encoding radical SAM family heme chaperone HemW, giving the protein MTTFNSSAAKAVYIHIPFCKHKCYYCDFNTYALPVPPIDEYLEALEKELQATVEKFPPGQIETIFVGGGTPTILDSQQMNTFLQLVNHYFPTQHEQLEFTMEANPGTTDVDKLTVMKAGGVNRISFGVQSFQNDILKDIGRIHDASEVFESIKNAKEVGFDNLSIDLMFGLPNQTLENMEESLNQALSLDLQHYSIYSLKVEENTVFHSLYQKDKLPLPAEEDELNMFLLIMNRLNEAGYQQYEISNFAKSGLESKHNKMYWRNQSYYGIGAGAHSYLQGIRYINVKGVQDYLDAVNQGLPVIEEHRVSIKEAMEDFMMVGLRLMEGVNKEDFFQQFSHPMDQIFNRQLNKLISNQLLESTQNGFRLTKRGILLGNEVFAEFISSH
- a CDS encoding undecaprenyl-diphosphate phosphatase codes for the protein MDIWELVKYMFLGVLQGFTEPIPVSSSGHVLLARHWFGIEVEGLSFEILVNFASLLAVLLIYRSDLIHITKHSLKFIQTKDIKYKKDFMFVVYLVIATIPAAILGITLEDFISGTFNENDVKIIGAALIITGIALWFIRNLRGKKNDQNITLLDAVIVGLAQAIALIPGISRSGATIVAALARGWKQETAMRFSFFLYIPISIGVMVFGMSDMINEPGIESRIIPYTLAFLGALIASYFSLKWFMGIMQRGNLIIFTVYCLIVGTFVLLF